TGGAATACCGCCTGGCTCCGGAAGCGGCGCACCCCCACGGCGCACTGGACGTGGCCGCGGCCTGCTCCTGGGTGGGCGAACACATCGGCGCATTCGGCGGCGACCCGGCCAGCGTGTGCCTGGTGGGGCACTCGGCCGGCGGCACCCATGCCGCCACCTACGCCTGCGACCCGGCGCTGGACGCGCAGCGGCGCGACATCGCGTGCGTGGTGCTGGTGTCGGCGCGCCTGGCCGCCGATACCTTGCCGGAAAACCCCAACGCCGCGGGCGTGCGGGCGTACTACGGCGACGATGAACAGCGCTACGCCGCCCACGCTCCCATGACGCATGCGGCACGCCTGGCGCTGCCGGTGTTCGTGGTCAACGCGCAATACGAGAACCCGCTGCTCGACGTGTACGCGGCCGAGTTCACGCACCGCATCGCCCAGGCCCGCCGCGCTGCGCCGCGCCACATGAGCGTGGCCGACCACAACCACGTCTCGGTGATGGCGCACTTCAACAGTGGCGAGCAACTGCTGGGCGAGCAGATCCTGGACTTCTTCGAGGCAGCGCGCCGCTGAACGCGCTGCTTGAGTGGTTGTCTACTGTCAACCTGCAACGGTATAACCGCTGTGCCGGCGATCTTGCCGACGCAACCGGAGAGATCGCATGAAAGCCAATCCCGTCGGCTGGTTCGAGATCTATGTGCAGGATGCCGCAAAGGCACGCGCGTTCTACGAAAAGGTGCTGGGCACCCAGCTCGCAGCCTTGCCGGGTACGGACATCGAAATGTGGGCGTTCCCCATGGCGCAAGGCGCATCGGGTGCGGCCGGAGCGCTCGTGAAGATGGACGGTTTCCCCTCGGGAGGAAACAGCACGCTCGTGTACTTCGCGTGCGACGACTGCGCCACCGAAGAAGCACGCGTGGTCGCCAACGGCGGACGCGTCGAGAAGCCCAAGTTTTCCATCGGCGAATACGGCTTCATCACCCTGGCCATCGACACCGAAGGCAACATGTTCGGCCTGCACTCGATGAAGTAACGCAACCCGCGGTGTGGCGGGAGCGGGCACGCGATGTGCCCCGCACAGGGTTCGTCAACCCCCTCTCGCACGGGAGCATGCCATGCCACACAACAACACCCTCGATCAGCAGAAGTCCATCCACGAAACGCAGGACCAACGCGACGCGCGCAAGCGCAAATCGGGCGCCTCTGCCGAGAAGAAGCCACCCCCTCGCACTGGCGCCCGTTCACAGCCCAGCCGGTTGCCTGCGCAGCACCTGAGCGTGGACGAGCAGGAATCGGACCTCGAAGTCCGCCCCCGTTTTCTCGCCCCCGACTACTTTGGCAGCCAGAAGTTGCAAGGCCAGGCCGCCCTCATCACGGGTGGCGACTCGGGCATCGGCCGGGCTGTGGCCATTCTGTTCGCCCGTGAAGGGGCGGACGTGGCCATCACCTACCTGTCTTCCGACGACGACGCCCGGGAAACCCAGCGCTGCGTGGAAGCCGAAGGCCGACAGTGCCTGGTGCTGCAATGCGATGTGAAGAGCGCCGCCGCGTGCAAGAAGGCGGTGGCCGCGACGGTGAAAACCTTTGGCCACCTGGATGTTCTGGTGAACAACGCGGCCTTTCAGAAACACGCGGACAGCCTGGACGACATCGACGATGAGCGCCTGCAGGAAACCTGGGACACCAACCTGGGCGGCTACTTCCGCATGACGCGCGCGGCCCTGCCCCACCTGGCGGCGGGCGCCTGCGTCATCAACACGGGCTCGGTGGTGGGCCTGCGCGGCAGCGCGCACCTGCTCGACTACGCCGCCACCAAGGGCGCGATCCACGCGTTCACCAAATCGCTGGCGAGCAACCTGCTGCCGCGCGGCATCCGCGTCAACGCGGTCGCGCCGGGCCCGGTATGGACGCCGCTCAACCCAGCTGACCTGCCGGCGGAAAAGGTCGCGGAGTTCGGCAAGAAAACCGACTTCCAGCGCGCCGCGCAACCCGAGGAGCTCTCGCCTGCCTATGTGTTTCTCGCATCGTCCACCTGCTCGGGCTACATCACCGGCATCGTGCTGCCCGTCACCGGCAGCGTGGGTGCGATCTGACGTGCCCTAGAAAACGGGAAGGTGCGCAGCCTTCCCGTTGATCTTGAGAGGTCCGTGTCGAACAGGATCAGCTGTTGTCCTTGTTCGACTTGCCAGGCGTCGAGCCGGCCTCGGTCTTGCCCGATGCGCCCGTGCGCTGGCCCCGGTTGTTGCGCCAGGTGGAGAACTCGTCGGAGAACTTCTTGAAGCGGTCTTCGCGCCACTGGTTGTAGTCCTCGTCCAGCGCTCTCACCTGCTCACGCCGCCACTGGTCGTAGTCGGGGTCGAACTGCTGGTGTTGTTGGCCGCCGCCATAGCGTCCACGGTCCTGGCCACCATAGTCCTGCCCACCGTAGCCGCCGCCATAACCCCCAGGGCCGGCGTAGCCTGCGCCGCGGTAGTCGCGGTCCAGACCGCCAGCGCGCTCGAAGGGGCTGCGTCCCGGGTCGCGCAGGCCATACTGGCCATACTCGCGTCGGCCGTATTCACGGTCCTGGTCGCCGTAGTCACTCCATTGCGACGGTTGCCCACCGCCGTACGAGCCACCCCGCGTGTGGGGCTCGTCCCACTCGCGCTGGCCCGATGCCTGGCGGTAGCCATAGCGGTCCTGCTCGCTGCGTGAGCGCCAGTTCTGGGAGCTCTGGTCGTCCTGGTAGCCGCCGCGGTAGTCCTGCTCGCGGCGCCAGTCACCACTTACGCCGGTGGGAT
The sequence above is a segment of the Hydrogenophaga sp. BPS33 genome. Coding sequences within it:
- a CDS encoding alpha/beta hydrolase yields the protein MHTVPRPPAIERLLREVGPVWHHDIRSAGDRVKEAYLPLLLAAPREGVNVHRDLPYGPHTRQVLDVYQPDGARQAPVVVFVHGGAFVRGNKDINAAMYGNVLTWFARQGCVGVNVEYRLAPEAAHPHGALDVAAACSWVGEHIGAFGGDPASVCLVGHSAGGTHAATYACDPALDAQRRDIACVVLVSARLAADTLPENPNAAGVRAYYGDDEQRYAAHAPMTHAARLALPVFVVNAQYENPLLDVYAAEFTHRIAQARRAAPRHMSVADHNHVSVMAHFNSGEQLLGEQILDFFEAARR
- a CDS encoding SDR family oxidoreductase, with the protein product MPHNNTLDQQKSIHETQDQRDARKRKSGASAEKKPPPRTGARSQPSRLPAQHLSVDEQESDLEVRPRFLAPDYFGSQKLQGQAALITGGDSGIGRAVAILFAREGADVAITYLSSDDDARETQRCVEAEGRQCLVLQCDVKSAAACKKAVAATVKTFGHLDVLVNNAAFQKHADSLDDIDDERLQETWDTNLGGYFRMTRAALPHLAAGACVINTGSVVGLRGSAHLLDYAATKGAIHAFTKSLASNLLPRGIRVNAVAPGPVWTPLNPADLPAEKVAEFGKKTDFQRAAQPEELSPAYVFLASSTCSGYITGIVLPVTGSVGAI
- a CDS encoding VOC family protein; its protein translation is MKANPVGWFEIYVQDAAKARAFYEKVLGTQLAALPGTDIEMWAFPMAQGASGAAGALVKMDGFPSGGNSTLVYFACDDCATEEARVVANGGRVEKPKFSIGEYGFITLAIDTEGNMFGLHSMK